Part of the Arcobacter sp. F155 genome, GAAGTAAAAAAAGAGTTATCACATCCTATAAGAGTGAACTTTTTTGCTGCATTTTCTATTTCAATGCTTCTATTATCACTTTTATATAAAAATTCTATTTCAGAAGTTTCTCATATCTTCTTTATTTTTGGGGCTGTTGTTCATATCTTTTTTACTTTTTATACGATTAAGTTTTGGATAAACAATAATCTTGAAATACAACACTCAAATCCTGCTTGGTTTATTCCTATTGTTGGTAATATCATTGTTCCAATTGCAGGAAAAGGGTTTGTAAATGACTCTATTTTATATTTTTACTTCTCTATTGGTATTTTCTTTTGGATTGTTTTATTTGCAATTATTTTAAATAGAATTATCTTTCATAAACAGTTTGCCCCAAAGTTTATGCCAACACTATTTATTCTTATTGCGCCACCTGCAATAGGATTTATTTCATATATCAAACTAACTTCATCTTTAGACTTTTTTGCACATATTCTTTATAGTTTGGCTATGTTTTTTACTATCTTAGTATTTGTGATGTACAAAAACTATATAAATATCAAGTTTTTTATTTCATGGTGGGCATTTACCTTTCCTATGGCGGCTGTTACACTAGCTAGTTTACTTATGTATGATTTAACTTCTTACTGGTTTTATGCTTTCATATCTTATATTTTAGCTTTTATTACAACTTTTGTGGTATTTTTAGTAGCAAAAGAGACTATTAAACATATGTTTAAAAAAGAGATTTGTATAATGGAGTAATCTTCTTTTTGAAAGGAAAATAATGGAATATAGATATATAGGAAGAAGTGGTTTAAGAGTTACACCAATTTGTTTAGGAACTATGACTTTTGGTTCTACTACAACAAAAGAAGAAGCTTTTAAAATTATGGATAAAGCATATGATAGAGGAATAAATTTTTTAGATACAGCTGAACTTTATCCAGTACCACCAAAAGCAGAGACAGCAGGTATTACAGAAGAGATAGTAGGGGAGTGGTTAAAAACAAAACCTAGAGAATCAGTTATTTTAGCTACAAAAGTAGCTGGAGCTGCATCAGGATGGTTTGTGCCACCTATTAGACATGGTCTAACTGCTATTGATTCATTTCATATTAAAAGAGCAGTTGAAAAAAGTCTTAAAAAGCTTCAAACAGATTATATAGACCTTTATCAAATGCATTGGCCTGATACTGTTGTACCAGTTGAAGAGAGTATGAAAGCTTTTGATGAGCTTGTAAAGGAAGGAAAAGTAAGATACGTAGGAACTTCAAATGATACAGCTTATGGTTTAACAAAAGCAAATGAAGTTTCAAAATATGAAAAACTAGCTAGATTTGAATCTATTCAAAATAACTTTTCACTTTTAAATCCAAGATTTCATGATGAACTAGCAAATGTTTGTAGAAGAGAAAATATCTCACTACTTCCATATTCACCAATTGGGGGAGGTGTTTTAAGTGGTAAATACAATGGAGGTTTCTATCCAGAAGACTCAAGATTTGGTATTTACATGAAAAACAAAAGCAAAAGAGTACAAGCTATGGCAAATAGATTTGTAAATGATAAAACATTAGAAGCTACAAGTAGATATATGAAGCTTGCAGATGAGTATGGAGTTTCTCCTGTAACACTAGCAGTTGCTTATTCTATGCACTTTGATTTTGTTGCATCAACTATTATTGGAGCAAGAGTATTATCTCAGCTTGATGATTCATTTGCTGCCTTTGATTTTAAAATTGACAATGAGTTAATGGGGAAAATTGAAGAGATACAAAAAGATATTTTATATCCAATGGGATAGTAATTTATAGGGAGTTTTCCCTATAAATTTATTCAGTGATATCATCATCTTTTACATGAATCTGATGCCCATCTCCTGCATCAAATACTGCACTATACGAACCACTTGGAATATTGAAAGTAACTTCACTATCTTCATTCATTCTTGTATCAAGTATCTTTTTATCATTTTGTAAAACAAAAAACTTTACACCACTTGCGCTACTTCCATCACTAAAACCACCTTCACAAGTAATAGTATTATCTCCATTGTTAAAACAACTCATTAAAGCTGTATGGGCAAATAAAGAATTAGCAAGTAATGCTAAAACAAATAACGATTTTTTCATTATAACTCCTTTTTATTTTTTAATTTAATTCCACCATTCCAGTTGATGTTTTTTTGAGGAAATAGGGCAATAGCAATAGTTAATAAAACAACACTTACATAGAAGTATGTCATAGCCTCAAAACCACTCCAAGAGAAGATATTCCCTAAAGTAAATACCAATGATGATAAAACAATTCCTAGACCAATAGGAAAGAAAATTGCAAACATCATCCACTTGTAACTGTTTGTTTGCATCTTAACTACAATCATTGTTGCAATACAAGGTGGTGTTAAAAGCATAAAGATAATAATAGCCGTAGCATGTAAAGGTGTGTATCCACTATTTAAAGCCATAGCTTCTTCTGCTCTCATATTGTCAGCTTTATTGTTTTCATATAAAGACCCAAGAGTTGCAACAGCACTCTCTCTTGCAGCAAATGAACTTAAAAAAGCAACATTTATCTTCCAGTCAAAACCTGCATATTGAGTAACAGGTTCCATAGCTCGTCCAGTCATACCAAGAATAGAGTTTTCTACTTTTTCATTTTTTATTTGTCTTAAAATAGCTTTTCTTTTACTTGATAGTTTTCTAAGCTCTTTGTTTATTTTTCTAGCTTCTTTATCTCTTTTTGGTTTTATATATTTATAAAAAGTTTTGTTCTTAAGTAAAAATCTTTCATCAACTCTTTTAGCTGCATCTTTTGAAGTGGCTGTCATTCTTTTTGTTCTATATTCATCATAATAGTTTAGTAAAGCAGATACTTCTTCTTTAGTATCAAACTCTTCATAATAAATAGAAGCTTTAACTTTTGTATCAAAAAAGCTTAAAGCCTTGCTTGATTTATCTTCAAATTTTATTTTTGACTCATCACTTAAACCAGGGAATTGAAGCATTGCAAAAAGTATAACCGCAACTGCTAAAACAATAGTTACAACTTTTTTAATATATACCCAAACCCTTTGAGAAGCTCTTATTATCACTCCTTTGAAAGTAGGGATATGATAAGGAGGTAACTCCATTAAAAATGGTGCTGTTTCCCTTGTCTTTAAAATAGTACTTGTAATTAGTTTTGCGACAATCATAGCTATAAATAAGGTAATAGTAGAGATAAAAAACATCATAATAGCCATATCTGGTTTGAAAAATGCTCCTAAAATAAGAGTATAGAAAGGAACCTTTGCTAAGCAGTTCATGTAGGGTACAGAAAAGATAGTTGCCATTCTTGCTCTATCATCGGCAATACCTTTTGTTGACATTACCCCAGGAACAGCACAACCACCAACCATAGCCCCACCTAAAACAAGTGGAAGAGTTGATTGTCCATGTAAACCAAACTTTTTAAAGACTCTATCTAGGATAAAAGCCATACGAGGCATATATCCAACATCTTCCATAATAGCAATTAAAGCAAAAAGAATAAAAAATATAGGAAGATAGTTCATTAGGGCATTTGCACTATTTACCATCCAAATACCAAAATCTGTAATCATAGGTACATCTGTAAAGTTAGCTTGTGGAAGTATATCTATTACTATGTTTTTAAATGCAGCTAAAATAGGCCACGTATAATCTGTAAGTTTATATCCCCATACAATAGAGATTTGGTAAACCATAAACATAAAAAATAGTAAAATAGGGATTGCTAGAAATCTATTTAAAATAATTTTATCTACTTTTTGAGTAAGAGTTTGTTTATCTTTGTTTTTCTCTTTTAGTGCTTTGTGGTAAATAATATCTGCAGAGTCATATCTATATGAGGCTAAAAAAGAGACTGCATCTTTATCATATCTTTCATGGAAAATATCTTCTTCCTTTTTTGCAAACTCTTCAATACTTGGCTCATACTTTTTTACTCTTTGAATAATAGTAGAGTCACTTTCTAAAATCTTTATTGCTAGCCATCTTTTGTTTTGTATTAAAGCTATTTTAGAGATTTTTTCTTCAAGACTATTTATATGGTGTTCTAACTCATCATAGTTGATTTTAAACTCTTGGTAGCTGTTTTTATTTTTTGCTGTAGCAACAATGTTTTTCATAATATCTTTGCCACCAAGACCTTTTGCTCCACTTGCTTCTACAACTGGACAGTTTAGCATTTGAGATATCTTTTTTGAGTCTATTTCTATATCTCTTCTTTTTGCAACATCCATCATATTTAAAACAACTACTACAGGAATACCTATTTCAAGTAGTTGGAAAGTAAGATAAAGATTTCTTTTTATATTTGAAGCATCTATTACGTTTACAATAACATCAGGGCTTTCATCAAGTATGAAGTCTTTTGCAACTCTTTCTTCTAAAGAATAAGAGCTAAAAGAGTAAGTTCCTGGTAAGTCTACCATCTCTATTTTGTGGTTATCATATTTAAAGTAACCCACCTTTTTATCAACAGTTACTCCAGGGTAATTTGCAATGTGTTGTTCTATCCCACTAACAAGGTTAAAAATAGTAGATTTTCCACAATTTGGTTGTCCTGCTAGGGCAACTTTTATATTATTCATTATGAATGTTCCTCTATTTCTATAAGACTTGCTTCACTTCTTCTAATAGTAAGATTATAGTTATGTAGTTTTAATTGCATTGGGTCAAAAAGGGGAGCTTCTCTTATAACTTCAATTTGAGCATTTGATACAAAACCCATATCTAAAAGTTTATGTAGAAGTTTTCCTTTTGCATTAAGTTTTTTTATCTTTGCTTTTTGACCTTTTTTTAAAATAGCTAAAGTGTTTTTTTCTAAATTCATATTAGTTTTCTGTATCTTTTTTTGTGCCACAACCTTTTGTACCACAGTTGCAACCGTTGTTTTTAAATATTTTTTTGTATAAATAAAATGCTGCAAGTAGAGCGATTATAATAATAAATGCATTTTCCATATCTGTCCTTCAATGGGTATAATTATGATAATTGATATCAAAAGTTAAGGCTGAATAGTAATATTAGTTCCCTTTAAAGGTACTTAAAATAGTGGACTTCATGATAAGTGTAGTTGTTTAAATAATTATATATTAAGTAAAAATAAAGCATCATTATAAATAAAAATATTGTTAATGGTATTAATTTGATAACAATTATCAGTTTTGTTTAAACTTAGAGTGGATAAAATTATTGATAATTATTATCAAGGAGCATAATTTGCCTTTATTATTACCTTTAGCAACTTTACTAACTGCTGCAATTACTGTTAAAACTTTGGATAAAACTTCAAAGAAAATAAGTAAACGTAGGGCAAGGAAAACTAAAAATGAAATTTGATAAAGAAGTTCAAAGAGAAGCTGCAAAAATAGGAATGACAGCAACATTAGGTATTACAGTAGCTACATCTTTATTTATGAAAAATAAAACTGCTAAAAAAGCTCATATCATAGCTGGATCTGCTTTTTGTGGTTTTGCTTTATGGCATACTTTTCTTTATGATTCTAAAAATAAAAAGAAAATTGAAACTGTAGAGAAGAAAGAGGAAAAAGAGGTGGTAGTTTCTTAAAGAACTACGCCGTTATCAAATATAACTTTGTTTCTACCTTCTTTTTTTGCTTGATAAAGTAAATCATCTGACTTTTTCTTTGCATCAGTATAGTTTTTGTAGTTTCTTCTAAAACTAACACCCGCACTAAATTCAACATGAATACCTATATCTTTATATTTAAACTTTGTAGTACTAATTAGGTTTTTTACTCTTTTGATGTATTTATATAGTTCTTTTTCTTCTTCATAGTTGATTAAAGCTAAGAACTCTTCACCACCATATCTTGCTATTACATCTTCTTTTCTTGTAAGGCTTTTTAGTATTTGTCCAAAAGTTTTTAAAACTGTATCTCCACAAGTGTGACCATAGGTATCATTGATTTGTTTGAAGTGGTCAATATCATAAAAAACAATTGCATAGTTTGAGTCAAAAGCTTCATGCTTTTTCTCTATTTT contains:
- a CDS encoding aldo/keto reductase; the protein is MEYRYIGRSGLRVTPICLGTMTFGSTTTKEEAFKIMDKAYDRGINFLDTAELYPVPPKAETAGITEEIVGEWLKTKPRESVILATKVAGAASGWFVPPIRHGLTAIDSFHIKRAVEKSLKKLQTDYIDLYQMHWPDTVVPVEESMKAFDELVKEGKVRYVGTSNDTAYGLTKANEVSKYEKLARFESIQNNFSLLNPRFHDELANVCRRENISLLPYSPIGGGVLSGKYNGGFYPEDSRFGIYMKNKSKRVQAMANRFVNDKTLEATSRYMKLADEYGVSPVTLAVAYSMHFDFVASTIIGARVLSQLDDSFAAFDFKIDNELMGKIEEIQKDILYPMG
- the feoB gene encoding ferrous iron transport protein B yields the protein MNNIKVALAGQPNCGKSTIFNLVSGIEQHIANYPGVTVDKKVGYFKYDNHKIEMVDLPGTYSFSSYSLEERVAKDFILDESPDVIVNVIDASNIKRNLYLTFQLLEIGIPVVVVLNMMDVAKRRDIEIDSKKISQMLNCPVVEASGAKGLGGKDIMKNIVATAKNKNSYQEFKINYDELEHHINSLEEKISKIALIQNKRWLAIKILESDSTIIQRVKKYEPSIEEFAKKEEDIFHERYDKDAVSFLASYRYDSADIIYHKALKEKNKDKQTLTQKVDKIILNRFLAIPILLFFMFMVYQISIVWGYKLTDYTWPILAAFKNIVIDILPQANFTDVPMITDFGIWMVNSANALMNYLPIFFILFALIAIMEDVGYMPRMAFILDRVFKKFGLHGQSTLPLVLGGAMVGGCAVPGVMSTKGIADDRARMATIFSVPYMNCLAKVPFYTLILGAFFKPDMAIMMFFISTITLFIAMIVAKLITSTILKTRETAPFLMELPPYHIPTFKGVIIRASQRVWVYIKKVVTIVLAVAVILFAMLQFPGLSDESKIKFEDKSSKALSFFDTKVKASIYYEEFDTKEEVSALLNYYDEYRTKRMTATSKDAAKRVDERFLLKNKTFYKYIKPKRDKEARKINKELRKLSSKRKAILRQIKNEKVENSILGMTGRAMEPVTQYAGFDWKINVAFLSSFAARESAVATLGSLYENNKADNMRAEEAMALNSGYTPLHATAIIIFMLLTPPCIATMIVVKMQTNSYKWMMFAIFFPIGLGIVLSSLVFTLGNIFSWSGFEAMTYFYVSVVLLTIAIALFPQKNINWNGGIKLKNKKEL
- a CDS encoding FeoA domain-containing protein, translating into MNLEKNTLAILKKGQKAKIKKLNAKGKLLHKLLDMGFVSNAQIEVIREAPLFDPMQLKLHNYNLTIRRSEASLIEIEEHS
- a CDS encoding FeoB-associated Cys-rich membrane protein; its protein translation is MENAFIIIIALLAAFYLYKKIFKNNGCNCGTKGCGTKKDTEN
- a CDS encoding SLAC1 anion channel family protein, which encodes MNQSETIKHIPSNRLQFFPIMMFAVVMGFSGLSLVFERLEEVLFFPSFISTVFTLISTVLFFIILFFYTKKFIKYKEEVKKELSHPIRVNFFAAFSISMLLLSLLYKNSISEVSHIFFIFGAVVHIFFTFYTIKFWINNNLEIQHSNPAWFIPIVGNIIVPIAGKGFVNDSILYFYFSIGIFFWIVLFAIILNRIIFHKQFAPKFMPTLFILIAPPAIGFISYIKLTSSLDFFAHILYSLAMFFTILVFVMYKNYINIKFFISWWAFTFPMAAVTLASLLMYDLTSYWFYAFISYILAFITTFVVFLVAKETIKHMFKKEICIME